One window from the genome of Echinicola vietnamensis DSM 17526 encodes:
- a CDS encoding FecR family protein: MEDGKLIRYFEGTASAEEVNEISRWLDADEANEEYFQAIKAHFIAAKFHETSQEVDLDKEWHSFRKGLDTSSPAYFLPTVMRYAAAILLVFGVGYVLYTFQFSKENSPAIIPENTITLKLDNGELVAIDGLSDLPIKDAAGRIIGNKRGGKLIYLGNDAEQSSGEPGYNTLTVPYAKRFEIILPDSTHVTLNAGSSLTYPTSFENMATRKVALIGEGYFNVKKDKAHPFIVNAGKMNVRVLGTQFNLSTYPEDNLIQTALVEGKVSIYGDDEPYRPEASPVLHAGHLAIWDKTSKDLQINETSLDMYTAWLSGKIIFKNVPFENIIKKLERHYNVEIINLDGALAHEHYTASFDVESIEEVMETFKRAYGLQYQIEGNSITIHQ; encoded by the coding sequence ATGGAAGACGGCAAACTAATAAGGTATTTTGAAGGAACTGCTTCAGCAGAAGAGGTAAATGAAATCAGCCGATGGCTCGACGCCGATGAAGCCAATGAAGAATATTTTCAGGCCATAAAAGCCCATTTCATCGCAGCTAAGTTTCATGAAACTTCTCAGGAAGTTGACCTTGATAAAGAGTGGCATTCGTTCCGCAAAGGTTTGGATACCTCCTCTCCTGCTTACTTTCTGCCGACCGTCATGCGCTATGCAGCAGCCATCCTATTGGTCTTTGGTGTTGGTTATGTTTTGTACACATTTCAATTCTCCAAGGAGAATTCTCCGGCAATTATTCCAGAAAATACCATCACCTTAAAACTCGATAACGGTGAATTGGTCGCCATAGATGGATTAAGTGACTTGCCCATCAAAGATGCAGCAGGTAGGATAATTGGAAATAAACGCGGAGGAAAGCTCATTTATTTAGGAAATGATGCCGAGCAATCGTCTGGTGAACCCGGTTATAATACGCTTACAGTCCCCTATGCAAAACGTTTTGAAATCATCCTTCCAGACAGTACCCACGTGACCCTAAACGCAGGCAGTTCCCTAACGTATCCGACCAGTTTTGAGAACATGGCCACCAGGAAAGTTGCCCTGATCGGGGAAGGATACTTTAATGTTAAGAAAGATAAGGCCCATCCCTTCATCGTAAATGCGGGCAAAATGAACGTGCGCGTCTTGGGCACCCAGTTTAACCTATCCACCTATCCAGAAGACAATCTAATCCAAACAGCCTTGGTCGAGGGGAAAGTCAGTATATACGGAGACGATGAGCCATACCGTCCAGAGGCATCACCGGTACTTCATGCCGGTCACTTGGCAATATGGGACAAGACCAGCAAAGACTTGCAAATAAATGAAACATCCTTGGACATGTATACCGCTTGGCTAAGCGGCAAAATTATTTTCAAGAATGTGCCTTTCGAAAATATCATCAAGAAACTGGAAAGGCATTACAATGTCGAAATCATTAACCTGGACGGTGCTTTAGCGCACGAGCATTACACGGCCAGCTTTGATGTGGAGAGCATTGAAGAAGTCATGGAAACCTTTAAGAGGGCCTATGGGCTTCAATACCAAATCGAAGGAAATAGTATTACGATTCATCAATAA
- a CDS encoding RagB/SusD family nutrient uptake outer membrane protein: MKNIKYSLILALFLFSACDDEFLDKYPLDSVTHETYWETESQLRAALYPCYEGLDYELLIYPNVFGGDVVWGDLNSGLAKIPGGRHTALDGFPFTSFWSWLYAPIFTCNNFLDHYDKANVDQDTKDVYAAEVKVIRALQYFWLTSYWGDVPLVDKVINASEAYMPRTPREEVVQFIMDDLDWAASKLGEEIPSGDDVGRINRWGALAVKARVALQNEMWEVAANTAKEIMDNSPYALYSNYGDMYKLAGNAETNPANREAIIYSLFVEDLRTNNLSNYTCTPVDYIRLNASKRLVDAFLCTDGKPAKAGLEYYGQSIATSELYNYPEEHYADYFENRDPRLKMTVYSPGDEWPGGDDGDPDTDTANEIYQLPRFAVLQNNNRLGANGLTGFYLKKYNSIELAGLYNRDHNNINVIRYPEILLIYAEALFNIQGGTLTQAQIDMTVNQLRERVNMHPMNLDELNAWGLDLETELHRERRVEMSMDGMRYFDVLRWEEGEIHLGKAMVGPSLEVCMNDLGANPYPDNGTDEFGDIIYEKSVAEGGLDHFDPSKHYLWPVPYAERIKNPDLGQNPGWE, encoded by the coding sequence ATGAAAAATATAAAATATTCCTTGATCTTGGCCCTGTTTTTATTCAGTGCCTGTGATGATGAATTTCTCGATAAATACCCACTCGACAGCGTAACCCATGAAACCTATTGGGAAACCGAAAGTCAATTAAGGGCAGCCCTGTATCCTTGTTATGAGGGGCTAGATTATGAACTGCTGATCTATCCTAATGTCTTTGGTGGTGACGTGGTCTGGGGAGATCTCAACAGTGGCTTGGCCAAAATTCCCGGAGGAAGGCATACGGCACTGGATGGATTTCCTTTTACCAGTTTTTGGTCCTGGTTATATGCCCCGATTTTCACCTGTAACAATTTCCTGGACCATTATGACAAAGCCAATGTCGATCAAGACACCAAGGATGTTTATGCCGCAGAGGTCAAAGTCATCCGGGCCCTGCAGTACTTTTGGTTGACGAGCTATTGGGGTGATGTGCCTTTGGTGGACAAAGTCATCAACGCCTCGGAAGCGTACATGCCTCGAACGCCACGTGAAGAAGTTGTCCAGTTTATCATGGACGATTTGGATTGGGCCGCCAGTAAATTGGGCGAAGAAATCCCATCAGGAGATGATGTTGGCCGCATAAATCGCTGGGGTGCATTGGCGGTCAAAGCTCGGGTAGCCCTACAAAATGAGATGTGGGAAGTCGCTGCGAATACCGCTAAGGAGATCATGGACAATAGTCCTTATGCATTATACTCCAACTATGGCGATATGTATAAATTAGCCGGAAACGCAGAAACAAATCCCGCGAATAGAGAAGCCATAATCTACAGCCTCTTCGTGGAAGACCTACGAACCAACAACCTGAGTAACTATACCTGTACACCCGTGGATTATATCCGCTTGAATGCATCCAAAAGGCTAGTGGACGCCTTTTTATGTACTGACGGTAAGCCCGCTAAGGCCGGCTTGGAATATTATGGACAAAGTATTGCCACTTCTGAGCTGTACAATTACCCCGAGGAGCATTATGCCGACTACTTTGAAAACAGGGACCCAAGGCTAAAGATGACCGTCTACAGCCCTGGTGACGAGTGGCCCGGTGGAGATGATGGGGATCCCGACACCGACACAGCCAATGAAATTTATCAGTTGCCGAGATTTGCAGTCTTGCAAAACAACAACCGACTTGGTGCCAATGGCTTGACCGGATTTTACCTTAAAAAATACAATTCCATTGAATTGGCTGGGCTGTACAACCGGGATCATAATAATATCAATGTCATTCGCTATCCTGAAATCCTGTTGATCTACGCTGAAGCACTATTTAACATACAAGGAGGAACACTTACCCAAGCGCAAATTGATATGACGGTCAACCAACTCCGCGAACGTGTCAATATGCACCCCATGAACCTTGACGAGTTAAACGCTTGGGGACTGGACCTAGAGACGGAACTCCATCGGGAACGGCGTGTAGAAATGTCCATGGATGGCATGAGGTATTTCGACGTATTACGTTGGGAAGAGGGAGAAATTCATCTCGGTAAAGCCATGGTGGGACCAAGCTTGGAAGTATGTATGAATGACCTTGGCGCCAACCCTTATCCGGACAATGGTACAGATGAATTTGGGGATATTATTTACGAAAAATCCGTGGCCGAAGGTGGACTGGATCATTTCGACCCGAGTAAGCACTACTTGTGGCCGGTACCTTATGCAGAGCGTATTAAAAACCCTGACCTTGGACAAAACCCCGGTTGGGAATAA
- a CDS encoding endonuclease/exonuclease/phosphatase family protein, translated as MLPLGWSWDQPDDNGTTLKVMSYNVKYCAPYKSSSPNVDSIANIISHSGADIVFLQEIDRNTTRSGKVNQLALISEKTGLGYYFYGKAISYQGGETGLGILSRFPLSHQEIHQLPRVELEGKYVSYRILMTADITVHKQPLTIANTHLELTVENRELQVPAIDSVLTERAHPVILGGDFNAKPDGPTMTSFFERGYMSSCQEHDRSCFTIPSRNPNRTLDYVLFRPKESFRVLSHEVLQTEASDHLPLIATFELKSRP; from the coding sequence ATGTTACCACTCGGATGGTCATGGGACCAACCCGACGACAATGGAACCACCTTAAAAGTCATGAGCTATAATGTAAAGTATTGTGCCCCTTACAAAAGCTCTTCACCAAACGTGGATTCCATAGCCAATATCATCAGCCACTCGGGAGCAGACATTGTCTTCCTTCAGGAAATTGACCGCAATACCACCCGAAGTGGAAAGGTCAACCAGCTGGCACTAATCTCCGAAAAAACGGGTTTGGGCTACTATTTTTATGGAAAAGCGATTTCTTATCAGGGCGGTGAAACCGGCTTGGGTATCCTCTCCCGCTTTCCCCTATCCCATCAAGAGATCCACCAGCTTCCAAGGGTGGAGCTGGAAGGGAAATATGTCAGCTATCGCATCCTCATGACGGCCGACATAACCGTCCATAAACAGCCATTGACCATTGCCAATACACACCTAGAACTGACCGTGGAAAACCGGGAACTCCAAGTACCTGCTATTGACAGTGTGCTTACCGAGCGTGCTCATCCAGTCATCCTAGGAGGAGATTTTAATGCCAAACCTGACGGCCCTACCATGACCTCCTTTTTTGAAAGAGGCTATATGAGTTCTTGTCAAGAACATGACAGGAGCTGTTTTACCATTCCTTCCCGAAACCCCAATCGTACATTGGATTATGTGCTCTTCAGGCCAAAAGAGTCTTTTCGGGTCCTATCGCATGAAGTACTCCAAACAGAAGCATCCGATCACTTGCCATTGATCGCTACATTTGAACTTAAGTCAAGACCTTGA
- a CDS encoding RNA polymerase sigma-70 factor, giving the protein MSDQNPHIDSSRFIHLLHQDGDKAFELLFKLYYDKLLHLAKYYLNSTEDAEEIVQDVFIKLWERRRNITALNNSYLFTITKNACLDHLKHRSVVQKKSKEHYERQLADPLRFIQNETASLILEKELDEKIQESIAALPDKQREVFTKSRLEGKKNMEIAQELKISKRTVDTHITLALKAMRLQLKEFLMFML; this is encoded by the coding sequence TTGTCTGATCAAAACCCACATATTGATTCCAGTAGATTTATCCATCTTTTACATCAAGATGGAGACAAGGCATTTGAATTACTTTTTAAGTTATATTATGATAAACTCCTTCACTTGGCGAAATACTACCTCAATAGTACAGAAGATGCAGAAGAAATCGTTCAGGATGTATTTATAAAACTATGGGAAAGAAGGAGAAACATCACGGCACTGAACAACAGTTACCTTTTTACCATTACCAAAAATGCCTGTCTGGACCATTTAAAACATCGATCAGTCGTCCAAAAGAAATCCAAAGAACACTATGAACGGCAGCTGGCCGACCCTTTGAGGTTTATTCAAAATGAAACGGCTTCCTTGATCTTGGAAAAGGAACTGGACGAAAAGATCCAAGAAAGCATCGCTGCACTTCCTGACAAACAACGTGAGGTCTTTACAAAAAGCAGGTTAGAAGGCAAAAAGAACATGGAAATAGCCCAAGAACTAAAGATTTCCAAGCGAACCGTCGACACCCACATCACCTTGGCACTCAAAGCTATGCGTCTGCAACTAAAAGAATTTTTGATGTTCATGCTGTAA
- a CDS encoding class I SAM-dependent methyltransferase, translating into MTDINKRTTCVACGNENNNNVFTASEKMFRMWNEFDYLECSKCKSLQIITPPEDLSEYYVSEYYAFQALNSSDKLRNIFKRLRWLIYKWGIYKSSYPEYLRWLYKLKASEYDTIADIGCGNGQLIYEMRCSGFKKLYGFDPYLNEEVDDNGLRLYRVDITGVHGKYDIVMLNHSFEHMEYPQLVWQHLNEIVKTGGKLLIRLPVTDGEVWKTERTDWFQLDAPRHFFIPSVNAMAEMGRKNGFNLYLSEFDSTESQFMFTFLYKEGKSFINADLNSEFSKEERKKYNRMADKYNIDRKGDQVCLYYEKVE; encoded by the coding sequence ATGACTGACATAAATAAAAGGACCACCTGTGTTGCATGTGGTAATGAAAATAATAATAATGTATTTACTGCTTCAGAGAAAATGTTTAGGATGTGGAATGAATTTGATTATCTAGAATGTAGCAAATGTAAATCCTTGCAGATTATCACTCCTCCTGAAGATTTATCAGAATATTATGTGTCAGAATATTATGCATTTCAAGCATTAAATAGTAGCGATAAACTTCGAAATATTTTCAAAAGGTTAAGATGGCTTATTTATAAATGGGGAATATATAAATCTTCTTATCCCGAATATCTGAGGTGGTTATATAAACTAAAAGCTTCAGAATATGATACCATTGCGGATATTGGTTGCGGAAATGGGCAACTAATTTATGAAATGCGATGCTCGGGATTCAAAAAGTTATATGGGTTTGATCCATATTTAAATGAAGAGGTCGATGATAATGGTTTAAGACTTTACAGAGTTGATATAACTGGAGTTCACGGTAAATATGATATTGTTATGCTTAATCATTCTTTTGAGCATATGGAGTATCCCCAATTAGTATGGCAACATCTAAATGAAATTGTAAAAACCGGTGGGAAGTTACTAATTCGACTACCTGTAACAGATGGAGAAGTATGGAAAACTGAAAGAACAGATTGGTTTCAACTAGATGCTCCTCGTCATTTTTTTATCCCAAGCGTCAATGCAATGGCAGAAATGGGAAGAAAAAACGGATTTAACTTATACTTATCTGAGTTTGATAGTACGGAATCTCAATTTATGTTCACTTTCTTATATAAGGAAGGTAAAAGTTTTATCAATGCAGATTTAAATTCTGAATTTTCAAAAGAAGAACGGAAAAAATATAATAGAATGGCCGATAAGTATAATATTGACCGTAAAGGGGACCAGGTTTGTCTTTATTATGAAAAAGTTGAGTAG
- a CDS encoding erythromycin esterase family protein, producing the protein MKNLPRTLLFYFLLTNSIPVLAQENNFHAIENLAPNAPIEDLNFLSEYLQEATIVGAGEATHGTKDFFQMKHRIFKYLVTEHQFNVFAIEANYGNVLAINDYITKGIGDPYKLVSNIGFWTYSTFEVLELVKWMREYNANKQPEAQIHMYGLDIQNPIPIAKNLRIILERNSYELSNTDISTLMAFDDFFKMNNKERKALKVKFKKFKERYSKKITDNFQVPSNTEGLISHAFSSISQAFKWQKKNKLNMHHRDKEMALNIKWIIEQEKQGTKIFLWGHNSHISYRSYLFGASLGKHLGRFYGSNYYALGFTFSKGAFTAMDTERNILTSFNIRSQSLTDIGLILDKSPSPITFLDLSQLNRESSTYKELKQKVTTISIGSVYQKKYNYEFRQKLLKKYDGIIHFEATKPSKILQLSR; encoded by the coding sequence ATGAAAAACCTACCCAGAACACTCCTTTTTTACTTTCTATTGACCAACTCAATTCCGGTTCTTGCGCAAGAGAACAATTTTCATGCTATTGAAAACCTCGCTCCCAATGCCCCAATAGAAGACTTGAACTTTCTGTCGGAATATTTACAGGAAGCAACGATCGTTGGTGCAGGTGAGGCTACTCATGGGACAAAAGATTTTTTCCAGATGAAACACCGAATCTTTAAATACTTGGTTACCGAACACCAATTTAATGTATTTGCAATAGAAGCTAATTACGGAAATGTCCTGGCCATAAATGATTACATCACGAAAGGTATTGGTGATCCATATAAACTGGTCAGTAATATTGGATTTTGGACTTACTCTACATTTGAGGTATTGGAATTGGTAAAATGGATGAGGGAATACAATGCGAACAAACAACCTGAAGCGCAAATACACATGTACGGATTGGATATCCAAAATCCTATACCTATTGCCAAAAACTTGCGAATTATACTTGAAAGAAACAGCTATGAATTGTCAAATACAGATATATCCACCTTAATGGCCTTTGACGATTTCTTCAAAATGAATAATAAAGAAAGAAAAGCCCTAAAAGTAAAATTTAAGAAATTCAAGGAAAGGTATTCCAAGAAAATCACTGATAATTTCCAAGTTCCGAGTAATACAGAAGGACTTATTTCACATGCTTTTTCATCCATTTCTCAAGCATTTAAATGGCAGAAAAAGAACAAACTTAATATGCATCATAGGGATAAGGAAATGGCACTAAATATTAAATGGATTATCGAACAGGAAAAACAGGGTACTAAAATATTCCTTTGGGGACACAATAGCCATATATCATACAGAAGTTACTTATTCGGAGCCTCCTTGGGAAAACATCTTGGAAGGTTTTATGGAAGTAATTATTATGCCTTGGGTTTTACCTTTAGCAAGGGGGCTTTTACAGCAATGGATACTGAGCGTAATATCCTTACATCCTTTAATATCAGAAGTCAGTCCCTTACAGATATTGGATTGATATTGGACAAATCACCCTCTCCTATCACATTTTTAGATCTTAGTCAACTGAATAGAGAAAGTAGTACATACAAGGAATTAAAACAGAAAGTAACCACCATTTCAATTGGTTCTGTATATCAGAAGAAATACAATTATGAATTTCGGCAAAAACTACTAAAGAAATATGATGGCATTATTCATTTTGAAGCCACCAAACCATCAAAAATACTACAATTGAGTAGATAA
- a CDS encoding TonB-dependent receptor yields the protein MKNLCKPKGKLFLRFRQVVMSPPILMVLIFLTTLNPIQAYSAYGQNEKVTLDVKDKPLEAVLYQIESQTSFKFIYSNDELNAAETITLSVQDKPLEEVLNVLFNPRKIEYQIIMDTQIVLKKKADNDPNESLVLQAVTITGTVTDKNGAPLPGASILEKGTNNGTVADIDGHFTLEVSAADAVLKISYLGFIAQEYPLNGKTTINITLEEDVTGLDEVIVVGYGSQKRSNITGAVAEVKGDVLEGRVISSVAGGLQGLIPGLTVTSPSGQPGAGASNMLIRGVNTINSQTSPLILIDGVAGGDINLLNPDDIESVTVLKDAASSAIYGARAANGVILVTTKKGGGEEKVSLNYSNYFGIQTPIATPELVNGREYMTLENEARRARGVAVPYADEAFERYDSGNFPNDYSNTDWVSETYKSHSSQQNHNFNVQGQTDNSSYYLSYGYLEQTGLVVGDPYFSSRNNVRLRLGTKVLDRLTLDANISYVDFYKRDAGGAGTSGVFRLSQRISPLLPVMWQQPTADGGWEDSPYWSYGSVTNPVRTAHESGYTKSKSRTLNGNFKATLDLIDGMYINAQYAYNYYNRDIKDWTATMPRFLADGTPHPANENIRNGIANSHYTTLTQTLLSTFNYDKVIGRHGLKFLAGYSQEWSSMPRLYASRRNILMDGITEIDAGTEDIVNGGTSEEWALRSYFGRINYDFDQKYLFEANLRVDGTSRFSKDNRWGVFPSFSAGWKFTEEAFMDFAKPFLNVGKIRASWGELGNQNISGNYYPYLTEIERQTKAYPIGAKENVGFRQYSLANENIQWETIQMLNIGADFSMLKDRMTLSVDWFKKKNINALLKPIYPSLIGITSSSNLPLENIGAIENKGWEIALGWSDQVGEFRYSINANIADAKNKITDMGSSAASLGDNIRRVGDPVNAYYGYLTNGLAQIDDFEAFDESTGRYTNPTFPVISSYADIIQPGDVIYRDISGEAGQPDGLIDEYDKVVFGDPYPRYSYGIRGFAAWKGFDLSFFLQGVGKVNGYLRDEARHAFINDYSVPKKVHMDRWTPENTDASYPRMYYQPDHNILFSNYWLEDASYLRLKNLQIGYSLPQQLIERIKLSRCRVYFTGENLFTITDYFGGFDPEVRETSGDAYPQVRTMALGVQLGF from the coding sequence ATGAAAAATCTATGTAAGCCGAAAGGCAAATTATTTTTAAGGTTTAGGCAGGTCGTAATGTCCCCTCCTATCCTGATGGTACTCATCTTTCTGACTACCCTAAACCCCATTCAAGCATATTCTGCTTATGGCCAAAATGAAAAGGTAACCCTAGATGTAAAGGACAAACCACTGGAAGCAGTACTCTATCAAATAGAGTCACAGACGTCCTTTAAATTCATCTACAGCAATGACGAACTCAATGCCGCAGAAACCATTACATTAAGCGTGCAGGACAAACCGCTGGAGGAGGTCCTTAATGTGCTTTTTAACCCTCGGAAAATCGAATATCAAATCATCATGGACACCCAAATCGTCCTTAAGAAAAAGGCCGATAACGATCCCAATGAGTCCCTTGTGCTTCAGGCAGTAACGATCACAGGAACCGTCACCGACAAAAATGGTGCGCCACTGCCCGGTGCTTCCATACTGGAAAAAGGAACCAATAACGGAACCGTAGCGGATATCGATGGTCATTTCACACTAGAGGTCTCTGCCGCAGATGCCGTGCTAAAGATTTCTTACCTAGGATTTATTGCCCAAGAATATCCACTAAACGGAAAAACCACCATTAACATTACCTTGGAAGAGGATGTAACGGGACTCGATGAAGTCATTGTCGTGGGATATGGTAGCCAAAAGAGATCCAATATCACTGGAGCAGTGGCCGAAGTAAAAGGTGATGTGCTGGAAGGGAGAGTCATCTCCTCCGTAGCCGGTGGCCTGCAAGGGCTCATTCCAGGACTTACGGTCACTTCTCCCTCAGGACAACCCGGTGCGGGCGCTTCCAATATGTTGATAAGAGGGGTAAATACCATTAATAGTCAAACCTCTCCATTAATCCTGATTGACGGTGTGGCCGGTGGAGACATTAACCTGCTAAATCCAGATGATATCGAAAGCGTTACAGTGCTGAAAGATGCGGCATCATCTGCCATTTACGGAGCACGAGCTGCCAATGGTGTGATCTTGGTCACCACCAAAAAAGGCGGTGGCGAAGAAAAGGTTTCCCTCAATTACAGCAATTATTTTGGTATTCAAACGCCCATAGCCACGCCAGAGCTCGTAAATGGCCGAGAATACATGACCTTGGAAAACGAGGCCAGAAGGGCACGAGGTGTGGCAGTTCCCTATGCTGATGAAGCCTTTGAAAGGTATGACTCGGGAAACTTCCCGAATGATTACTCCAATACCGATTGGGTTTCAGAAACCTATAAATCACATTCATCACAACAAAACCACAATTTTAATGTCCAGGGACAAACCGATAATTCCAGCTATTACCTTTCTTATGGCTACCTGGAGCAGACGGGTTTGGTCGTGGGAGATCCCTATTTTTCGTCCCGAAATAATGTAAGATTGCGTTTGGGCACCAAAGTGCTTGATCGGTTGACACTAGACGCTAACATCAGTTATGTCGATTTCTATAAGCGAGATGCTGGGGGTGCGGGTACTTCAGGAGTATTCCGGTTGTCACAGCGGATCAGCCCATTACTACCTGTCATGTGGCAACAACCGACTGCAGATGGAGGCTGGGAAGATTCACCATATTGGTCCTATGGATCCGTGACCAACCCGGTCAGAACTGCCCACGAATCCGGTTATACCAAAAGCAAATCAAGAACCCTTAACGGTAACTTTAAGGCCACCCTTGACCTGATTGATGGCATGTACATCAATGCACAATACGCTTATAATTATTATAACCGGGATATTAAAGATTGGACGGCGACGATGCCACGGTTTTTGGCAGATGGGACACCTCATCCTGCCAATGAAAATATCAGAAATGGCATCGCCAATAGCCACTACACCACCTTAACCCAAACATTGCTTTCTACTTTTAATTATGACAAGGTAATCGGAAGGCATGGATTGAAATTTTTGGCTGGTTACTCTCAAGAATGGTCCAGCATGCCTCGATTGTATGCTTCCCGAAGAAATATCTTGATGGATGGCATTACCGAAATAGATGCTGGCACCGAGGACATCGTAAACGGGGGTACTTCGGAAGAATGGGCGCTTCGCTCCTATTTTGGAAGGATAAACTATGACTTTGACCAAAAGTACCTGTTTGAAGCCAATCTTAGGGTGGATGGCACATCGAGGTTTTCAAAGGACAACCGATGGGGCGTTTTCCCTTCCTTCTCTGCCGGATGGAAATTTACGGAAGAAGCCTTTATGGATTTTGCAAAGCCGTTTCTCAATGTCGGAAAAATACGGGCTTCATGGGGCGAACTGGGAAATCAAAACATCAGTGGGAATTACTACCCGTACCTCACGGAAATAGAACGGCAAACCAAAGCCTATCCGATTGGAGCCAAAGAAAATGTGGGCTTCAGGCAATATTCTCTCGCGAATGAAAATATTCAGTGGGAAACCATCCAAATGCTGAATATCGGTGCAGATTTCAGCATGTTAAAGGACCGCATGACCTTATCGGTAGATTGGTTTAAGAAAAAGAATATCAATGCCCTCCTGAAACCGATCTATCCGTCCCTCATTGGCATCACCTCATCCAGCAACCTTCCCTTGGAAAATATCGGAGCCATTGAAAACAAGGGTTGGGAAATTGCATTGGGATGGTCAGACCAAGTGGGTGAATTCCGTTATAGTATCAACGCCAACATTGCGGACGCCAAAAATAAAATCACTGATATGGGATCCAGCGCTGCATCCTTGGGAGATAATATCAGGAGAGTAGGTGATCCTGTCAATGCCTACTATGGTTATCTTACGAATGGCCTTGCTCAAATTGATGATTTTGAAGCTTTTGATGAGTCCACCGGAAGGTATACCAATCCCACATTCCCCGTAATCAGCAGTTATGCAGACATCATACAACCAGGCGACGTCATTTACAGGGATATCAGTGGCGAAGCAGGACAGCCAGATGGCCTAATCGATGAATATGACAAAGTGGTATTTGGGGATCCATATCCCCGATATAGTTATGGCATTAGAGGTTTTGCCGCGTGGAAGGGTTTTGATCTTTCCTTCTTCCTCCAAGGAGTCGGCAAGGTAAACGGCTACTTGCGTGATGAAGCACGACATGCATTCATCAATGACTATTCTGTGCCCAAAAAAGTCCACATGGACCGATGGACCCCGGAAAACACGGACGCTTCCTATCCCCGAATGTACTACCAGCCGGACCACAACATCCTCTTCTCCAATTATTGGCTGGAAGATGCTTCTTACCTGAGGTTAAAGAACCTGCAGATAGGGTATTCCCTACCCCAGCAGTTAATCGAACGGATAAAACTTTCGCGGTGCAGGGTATATTTTACGGGTGAAAACCTCTTTACCATCACGGATTATTTTGGCGGCTTCGATCCTGAGGTCCGCGAAACATCCGGGGATGCTTATCCCCAGGTAAGAACCATGGCATTGGGGGTACAACTTGGATTTTAA
- a CDS encoding endonuclease/exonuclease/phosphatase family protein: MKHFSISLILIACSFQLHAQVLSDTLKVVSYNLRFGERASMEEFAAFIHAQDADLVALQEVDINTSRERAPHQNGKDFIAELAHMTGMFGVFGKTIDYAGGYYGIGILSKYPITKTDRILLPLTPDGKEQRALLTVHVELADDKIIAFASTHLDYTNSAERQRQVEKINEVLLSNTHPLLLCGDFNARPESQEISVGMAPWILLDNQSPTSPSEDPRYKIDYIFGYPAKKWQLLASPNQSSLLSDHLPVVSEVKLMW; this comes from the coding sequence ATGAAACACTTTTCCATTTCCCTGATATTAATCGCATGCTCGTTTCAGTTACATGCACAAGTCCTATCGGACACCCTAAAAGTCGTCAGTTATAACCTGCGTTTTGGCGAGCGGGCTTCCATGGAGGAGTTTGCAGCCTTTATCCACGCCCAGGATGCTGACTTGGTAGCCTTACAGGAAGTGGACATCAATACCAGCCGTGAACGCGCACCACACCAAAATGGCAAGGATTTTATTGCTGAATTAGCTCATATGACGGGGATGTTCGGCGTATTTGGTAAAACCATCGATTATGCGGGTGGCTACTACGGTATTGGCATCCTCTCCAAATATCCCATCACCAAAACCGATAGAATCCTTTTGCCCTTAACACCAGATGGCAAAGAACAGCGGGCCTTACTTACAGTCCATGTTGAATTGGCGGATGATAAAATCATTGCCTTCGCCAGCACCCACCTGGACTACACCAATAGCGCAGAGCGGCAGCGTCAAGTGGAGAAGATCAATGAAGTGCTTCTCAGCAACACACATCCCTTGCTCCTATGTGGAGATTTCAATGCCCGTCCAGAATCACAGGAAATAAGTGTCGGTATGGCTCCATGGATACTCTTGGATAATCAATCGCCCACCTCTCCTTCTGAAGATCCGCGATACAAGATTGATTACATTTTTGGTTATCCCGCAAAAAAATGGCAACTATTGGCCAGTCCAAACCAATCAAGCCTGCTTTCGGATCACCTTCCAGTTGTGTCAGAAGTGAAGCTGATGTGGTAA